GTCTCAAGGTTGACGGGGCGATCAACGCGGATGCCTGCGTAATCGGCCTGAGCCTGCATGAGCAGACTATTGGCGGCAGCACCGCCATCGACCCGGAGGACCTGCAAGGGGCTACCGAGATCACGCGCCATAGCTTCGGTCAGCTCGCGCACCTGTAAGGCGATGCCTTCGAGCACGGCTCGTACCATTTGGGCCTGGCTCGTGCCGCGCGTGAGACCGAGGAATGCCCCTTGCGCTTTTGGATCCCAGTACGGTGCACCCAGGCCGGCCAGAGCCGGCACGAAATAGATCTCAGGAGCGGCTGTGACCGTGCGCGCAATGGCTTCGCTGTCGCTAGCGCTACGGATAATGCGCAGTTGATCGCGTAAAAACTGCACGGCAGCACCCGCAATGAACGCCGAGCCTTCAAAGGCATAGCTAAGTTTGCCACCAAGTGACCAGGCGACTGTCGTGAGCATGCCAGCCTTTGACACTAGGGGCTTGGATCCCAAGTTAGCCAGCAGGAAGGCACCGGTGCCGTAGGTGCATTTGGCCTCGCCGACATCAAAACAAGTCTGTCCAGCCAAAGCTGCCTGCTGATCACCGAGCACACCACTTATGGGAATCCCGTCAGGCAGCCAGCTTAGGCCCTGTGTCGTGCCAAAGAGCCCGGCACTGTCCAGGACCTGTGGCAGCGCATCGACGCTTGGGATCGCAAGCGTCTCAATGAGTCCTTGGTCCCAGCGTCCTGTGTGAATATTGAAGGCCAGCGTACGCGAGGCATTACTCGCCTCAGTGACAAAGGACTTACCACCCGTGAGTCGGGCGATGAGATAGGTGTCGATCGTGCCGAACACGGCATGGCCGCGACGGACTTCTTGCGCAAGCTCTGGATTATGCTCCATCAGCCAGGTGATCTTGGTGCCGCTGAAGTAGGGGTCCAGTACCAGTCCCGTTTTAGCCTTAATCTCTGCCTCGTGCCCATCCGCCCGCAGTCTTTGACAAATGGCGGCACTCCGCTTGCACTGCCATACGATAGCGCGAGCCAGCGGCTTCCCAGTTTTACGCTCAAAAACGCAGAGCGTTTCCCGTTGATTGGTGAGACCGATAGCTACGATCTTTTTGAGATCGAAGTGCGTAGTCGCAGCAGCGGCTTGGGCCAGAGCCTGGGTCGCTGCCTGCGACACGGAGCTCCAGATACCGTCGAGGTCATGCTCCACCCAGCCGGTCTCGGGATAATGCTGGGTAAAGTCTACCGTTTGCTTCCCAATGATCGTCGTAGCATCAGACTGTGTGACATCAACCACTAAGACGGTGGTTCCCGTGGTGCCCTGATCGATCGCCAAAATAAACTGCGCCATCTAGTAGCCCCCCACCTCAGTGAATTGATGAATAATGCTTACTTTATGCCAGCATAGACCCGATGCACATCATCTAAATCATCGATGTCACCGAGAAACTCCTCGACCTCGCGTCTTGCATCGGCAGCGAGCTCGACAAAGCTCTTGGCGCGGTAGCTGAGTTCCGACTTTGAGACAGTCCAACCGGCTTCGGTCAGAGCTTTATTGACGACGTCGAGATCCGTGGGCTCCGTGTAAAAGCGTGCACCCACCTGGCCGCTCTCAACCTCTGAGGCCTCCAAGGGTTCCACATCCTGAGCCCCAGCCTCGATGGCAGCTCCCTCACTATCGATGCCAGCGTTGGCGTGGACCGCTTCGATCACACCAACGCGGTCGAACATCCAGG
The sequence above is drawn from the Deltaproteobacteria bacterium genome and encodes:
- the glpK gene encoding glycerol kinase GlpK, encoding MAQFILAIDQGTTGTTVLVVDVTQSDATTIIGKQTVDFTQHYPETGWVEHDLDGIWSSVSQAATQALAQAAAATTHFDLKKIVAIGLTNQRETLCVFERKTGKPLARAIVWQCKRSAAICQRLRADGHEAEIKAKTGLVLDPYFSGTKITWLMEHNPELAQEVRRGHAVFGTIDTYLIARLTGGKSFVTEASNASRTLAFNIHTGRWDQGLIETLAIPSVDALPQVLDSAGLFGTTQGLSWLPDGIPISGVLGDQQAALAGQTCFDVGEAKCTYGTGAFLLANLGSKPLVSKAGMLTTVAWSLGGKLSYAFEGSAFIAGAAVQFLRDQLRIIRSASDSEAIARTVTAAPEIYFVPALAGLGAPYWDPKAQGAFLGLTRGTSQAQMVRAVLEGIALQVRELTEAMARDLGSPLQVLRVDGGAAANSLLMQAQADYAGIRVDRPVNLET